From Methanoculleus oceani, a single genomic window includes:
- a CDS encoding sensor histidine kinase, with the protein MTATDGTGRKPRRFSTHLVLVMLLITLPVIGLISAMDYRQVEEALIAEEGLLREQTEKSVIQSIQLVDAGLKLFDSTLDRQMREGFDPVFAEYKRAGRNPGMMDLSRVKGELGGEMDIYIINESGIIEYTTYPPDLGLDFREIPYFYDRITEILSGDAFAADRVLAEPASGRLRKYAYMPSPDHRYLFELGLICTTVETGRFDPKYQTLKEDLMRLNPSLESIRIFDCYGRLINATDSESPTDPAIINSVARGVFEEKQDRTIADPAAGRFTRYILVDLSATDYPSDTSRVVELTYSTALLDARLEEMRLSHILLAVFAGMIACCIAVPVSWQITRPIRAIVDDVNRIARGDLDHRIRVSTGTEFTRLEESIGTMIDSLKGNIRRLRESEEATREYSARLQDLVRERTADLEESNRTATLFLDIMVHDINNANTVAIGYTRFIVDALEEEQQEMARKMLSQLEQSSEIIGCVATLREARGDGAALAQVDLDRVIRAQVANHPATRIRYEGREVTVLADNLLSEVLANLVGNAVKFGGPAVEVTIRVEEHGDEVLVSIEDTGPGIPGAMKASLFRRFRRGEGALAGAGLGLYICRMLITRYGGKIWADDRVEGRPECGTAIRFTLRKAPGE; encoded by the coding sequence ATGACGGCGACGGACGGTACCGGCAGGAAGCCTCGTCGTTTCAGCACACATCTGGTGCTCGTCATGCTCCTGATAACGCTCCCGGTGATCGGGCTGATCTCGGCCATGGACTACCGGCAGGTCGAGGAGGCTCTGATCGCCGAGGAAGGCCTGCTCCGGGAGCAGACGGAGAAGAGCGTCATTCAATCGATACAGCTCGTGGATGCGGGCCTGAAACTCTTCGACAGCACGCTGGACCGCCAGATGCGGGAGGGATTCGACCCGGTCTTTGCCGAGTACAAGCGGGCGGGAAGAAACCCGGGGATGATGGACCTCTCCCGCGTCAAAGGGGAGCTCGGGGGAGAGATGGACATCTACATCATCAACGAGAGCGGTATCATCGAGTACACTACTTATCCCCCGGATCTCGGCCTTGATTTCAGGGAGATCCCCTATTTCTACGACCGGATCACGGAGATCCTGTCCGGCGATGCGTTCGCGGCGGACCGGGTCCTGGCTGAGCCGGCGAGCGGACGGTTGCGGAAGTACGCTTACATGCCGTCTCCCGATCACCGCTACCTCTTCGAGCTCGGGCTTATCTGCACTACGGTCGAGACCGGCCGGTTCGATCCGAAGTACCAGACCCTTAAAGAGGACCTGATGCGATTGAACCCTTCGCTCGAGAGCATCCGGATCTTTGACTGTTACGGGAGGCTCATCAACGCGACCGATTCGGAGAGCCCGACCGATCCTGCTATCATCAATTCCGTTGCCCGGGGAGTCTTTGAAGAGAAGCAGGATCGGACGATAGCGGATCCGGCCGCAGGAAGGTTCACCCGGTATATCCTTGTCGACCTCTCCGCTACCGACTACCCGTCGGATACAAGCAGGGTCGTCGAACTGACCTACAGTACCGCTCTCCTCGACGCCCGGCTCGAGGAGATGCGGCTTAGCCACATTCTCCTCGCGGTCTTTGCGGGCATGATCGCCTGCTGCATCGCGGTCCCGGTTTCGTGGCAGATTACCCGCCCGATACGGGCGATCGTCGATGACGTCAATCGGATCGCCCGGGGGGATCTCGACCACCGGATCCGGGTATCTACAGGAACGGAGTTTACCCGTCTCGAGGAGAGCATCGGTACCATGATTGATTCCCTCAAAGGGAACATCCGGCGCCTCCGGGAGTCGGAGGAGGCAACACGGGAGTACAGCGCCCGGCTTCAGGATCTGGTCCGGGAGCGGACGGCCGACCTCGAGGAGTCCAACAGGACGGCAACACTCTTCCTGGACATCATGGTCCACGACATCAACAACGCAAACACCGTCGCTATCGGATACACCCGATTCATTGTCGATGCGCTCGAAGAGGAGCAGCAGGAGATGGCCAGAAAGATGCTCTCCCAGCTCGAGCAGAGTTCGGAGATCATCGGTTGCGTCGCCACCCTCCGCGAGGCCCGGGGGGACGGAGCAGCGTTGGCGCAGGTGGACCTCGACCGGGTGATCCGCGCACAGGTGGCGAACCACCCCGCGACCCGGATCCGGTACGAGGGGCGAGAGGTCACAGTCCTCGCCGATAACCTTCTTTCTGAGGTCCTTGCGAACCTCGTCGGCAACGCGGTGAAGTTCGGTGGGCCGGCGGTCGAGGTCACCATCCGGGTGGAAGAGCACGGGGATGAAGTACTTGTCTCGATCGAGGATACCGGCCCGGGAATCCCCGGCGCGATGAAGGCCTCGCTCTTC
- a CDS encoding sensor histidine kinase: MTVKRVVRPSLPLMLYLLAAILLAMAPVVCLLSFIDSAAVRQELEENAVESRSQTESGIALSMNLVDTGLKLFDNTLNHEMRESFDPFIAEYERVGRDPSKMDLLRVKGELGGRMDLYIINESGIIEYTTYPPDLGYDFKEIPSFYDRITAIRLGNVFSADRVVAEISTGELRKYAYLPSPDHRYLFELGLVESEFQRYRAELKYRDMVGELVSLNPDITEIRIFDCLGTRITGKEHPDDDRRLAMVREAYRERTTLEVENTTAGELTRYLFIDMTDGNYASDMSMVVELTCNTKAAETKLAGILDHHTSVLLIAFLCIGCLSALAAHHLTRPIRTLVEDVDAVARGDLSHPIRVGGDEEFVHLGESVRRVVASLKETMRRLGESEEELVRYSHTLEDQVRERTADLEASNRMATLYLDIMGHDINNANNVASLYADLLLADLEGEPEAELIRKAKMGLAKSMEIVRNVNTIQHIQGGVRHPEPVDLDPLVRREIERSSITGITYAGTTVSVLADDLLSEVFANLLGNAAKFGGSAVEVTIRVEEHGDEVLVSVEDTGPGIPDVLKPRLFERLARGTGRGAGTGLGLYICRMLIERYGGKIRAVDRVERRPECGTAIRFTLPKAGEGSSP; the protein is encoded by the coding sequence ATGACGGTAAAGAGAGTTGTAAGGCCGTCGTTGCCGCTCATGCTCTATCTCCTGGCCGCCATCCTGCTCGCGATGGCCCCTGTCGTCTGCCTGCTCTCGTTCATCGATTCTGCGGCGGTCAGGCAGGAACTGGAAGAGAATGCTGTAGAATCCCGGAGCCAGACCGAGTCCGGAATAGCCCTCTCGATGAACCTGGTGGACACCGGGTTGAAACTCTTCGACAACACCTTAAACCACGAGATGCGGGAAAGTTTCGATCCGTTTATCGCAGAATACGAGCGCGTGGGCAGGGACCCATCGAAGATGGACCTCCTTCGGGTCAAGGGGGAGCTCGGGGGCAGGATGGACCTGTACATCATCAACGAGAGCGGTATCATCGAGTATACCACCTATCCCCCCGATCTGGGGTACGACTTTAAGGAGATCCCTTCATTTTACGACCGGATCACGGCGATCCGGCTCGGGAACGTCTTCTCGGCCGACAGGGTCGTCGCAGAGATCTCCACCGGCGAACTCCGGAAGTATGCGTACCTGCCCTCTCCCGACCACCGCTACCTCTTCGAGCTCGGCCTGGTGGAGTCTGAGTTTCAGCGGTACCGCGCGGAGCTGAAGTACCGGGATATGGTCGGGGAACTGGTGAGCCTGAACCCGGACATCACGGAGATCCGGATCTTCGACTGTCTGGGCACCCGGATCACCGGCAAGGAGCATCCCGACGACGATCGCCGGCTGGCCATGGTCAGAGAGGCTTACCGGGAGAGGACCACGCTTGAAGTGGAGAACACCACCGCAGGCGAACTGACCCGGTACCTCTTCATCGATATGACGGACGGCAATTACGCATCGGATATGAGCATGGTTGTTGAACTGACCTGCAATACGAAGGCCGCAGAGACAAAACTCGCCGGGATACTCGACCACCATACGAGTGTCCTGCTCATCGCGTTCCTCTGCATCGGCTGCCTCTCGGCCCTCGCCGCGCATCACCTGACACGACCGATACGCACCCTCGTCGAGGACGTCGACGCCGTCGCCCGCGGGGACCTCTCTCACCCCATACGGGTGGGGGGGGACGAGGAGTTCGTGCATCTCGGGGAGAGTGTGCGGCGAGTGGTCGCATCCTTAAAGGAGACCATGCGGAGGCTCGGGGAGTCGGAGGAGGAACTCGTCCGGTACAGCCATACTCTCGAAGACCAGGTCCGGGAGCGGACAGCCGACCTTGAGGCGTCCAACCGGATGGCAACACTCTACCTGGACATCATGGGGCACGACATCAACAACGCCAACAACGTCGCAAGCCTCTACGCGGACCTCCTCCTCGCCGACCTCGAGGGAGAGCCCGAGGCCGAACTGATCCGGAAGGCGAAGATGGGGCTCGCAAAGAGCATGGAGATCGTCCGGAACGTCAACACCATCCAGCATATCCAGGGGGGGGTACGGCATCCTGAACCGGTCGATCTTGATCCCCTCGTAAGGCGTGAGATAGAGCGCTCTTCCATCACCGGGATAACCTACGCCGGCACCACGGTCAGCGTGCTCGCCGACGATCTCCTCTCCGAGGTCTTTGCAAATTTGCTCGGGAACGCGGCGAAATTCGGCGGATCGGCAGTCGAGGTCACCATCCGGGTGGAAGAGCACGGCGACGAGGTCCTGGTATCGGTCGAAGATACCGGGCCGGGGATCCCGGATGTTCTCAAACCTCGTCTCTTCGAGCGACTTGCTCGCGGGACCGGCAGGGGCGCCGGGACCGGGCTCGGGCTCTACATCTGCCGGATGCTCATCGAACGCTACGGCGGGAAGATCCGGGCGGTCGACCGGGTGGAGAGGCGCCCGGAGTGCGGCACGGCCATCCGGTTTACGCTCCCAAAGGCCGGGGAGGGAAGCAGCCCATGA